The Mesobacillus jeotgali genome window below encodes:
- the rpoB gene encoding DNA-directed RNA polymerase subunit beta: protein MNQLTGQLVQYGRHRQRRSYARISEVLELPNLIEIQTSSYQWFLDEGLREMFQDISPIEDFTGNLSLEFIDYSLGEPKYPVEESKERDVTYSAPLRVKVRLVNKETGEVKDQDVFMGDFPLMTETGTFVINGAERVIVSQLVRSPSVYYSGKLDKNGKKGFTATVIPNRGAWLEYETDAKDVVYVRIDRTRKLPVTVLLRALGFGSDQEIIDLIGDNEYIRNTLEKDNTESTEKALLEIYERLRPGEPPTVENAKSLLVSRFFDPKRYDLANVGRYKINKKLHIKNRLFGQKLAETLVDPETGEIIAEKGVTLDRRTLDKIIPALENNVGFKTISPYGGVVEEDVTLQSIKIYAPNDEGEKEINVLGNAYVPEPIKNITPADIIASISYFFNLLHGVGDTDDIDHLGNRRLRSVGELLQNQFRIGLSRMERVVRERMSIQDTNTITPQQLINIRPVIASIKEFFGSSQLSQFMDQTNPLAELTHKRRLSALGPGGLTRERAGFEVRDVHYSHYGRMCPIETPEGPNIGLINSLSSFAKVNRFGFIETPYRRVDPETGKVTSQFDYLTADEEDNYVVAQANARLAEDGSFVDDEVIARFRGENTVVKRDRVDYMDVSPKQVVSAATACIPFLENDDSNRALMGANMQRQAVPLMQPEAPRVGTGMEHVSAKDSGAAVICKHEGIVEHVEAREVWVRRVKEVDGQEVKGDLDKYRMLKFIRSNQGTCYNQRPIVSVGDRVTKGEILADGPSMEAGELALGRNVLVGFMTWNGYNYEDAIIMSERLVKDDVYTSIHIEEYESESRDTKLGPEEITRDIPNVGEDALRNLDERGIIRVGAEVKDGDLLVGKVTPKGVTELTAEERLLHAIFGEKAREVRDTSLRVPHGGGGIVLDVKVFNREDGDELPPGVNQLVRAYIVQKRKISEGDKMAGRHGNKGVISKILPEEDMPFLPDGTPVDIMLNPLGVPSRMNIGQVLELHLGMAARYLGIHVASPVFDGATEEDVWSTIQEAGMARDAKTVLYDGRTGEPFDNRVSVGVMYMIKLAHMVDDKLHARSTGPYSLVTQQPLGGKAQFGGQRFGEMEVWALEAYGAAYTLQEILTVKSDDVVGRVKTYEAIVKGENVPEPGVPESFKVLMKELQSLGMDVKILSGDEKEIEMRDFDDDEELQHAETLTIAPEAEEMDSEKVGMKE from the coding sequence GTGAATCAGTTGACAGGTCAACTAGTTCAGTATGGACGACACCGCCAACGTAGAAGTTATGCTCGCATCAGTGAAGTTTTGGAATTGCCGAATTTGATTGAAATTCAAACCTCTTCCTATCAGTGGTTTCTTGATGAGGGCCTCCGTGAAATGTTCCAGGACATTTCACCGATTGAAGACTTTACTGGTAACTTATCGTTAGAGTTTATCGATTACAGTCTTGGCGAACCGAAATATCCAGTGGAAGAATCAAAAGAAAGAGACGTCACTTACTCTGCACCATTGAGAGTAAAGGTCCGCCTTGTGAATAAGGAAACAGGTGAAGTAAAGGACCAGGATGTTTTCATGGGCGATTTCCCGCTTATGACAGAAACTGGCACGTTTGTGATCAACGGTGCTGAAAGGGTTATCGTTTCCCAGTTGGTGCGCTCACCAAGTGTATACTACAGCGGGAAGCTTGATAAGAACGGGAAGAAAGGGTTCACTGCAACCGTAATCCCGAACCGCGGCGCCTGGTTGGAGTATGAAACAGATGCCAAGGATGTTGTATATGTAAGGATCGATCGTACGAGGAAGCTCCCTGTTACGGTTCTTTTGCGTGCATTAGGGTTCGGTTCTGATCAAGAAATCATTGATCTGATCGGAGATAATGAATATATCCGTAATACTCTTGAAAAAGACAATACGGAAAGCACGGAAAAAGCGCTTCTTGAAATCTATGAGCGCCTCCGTCCTGGTGAACCGCCTACAGTTGAAAATGCAAAGAGCCTTCTGGTATCAAGATTCTTTGATCCGAAGCGTTATGACCTCGCAAACGTAGGGCGTTATAAGATCAACAAAAAGCTTCATATTAAGAACCGTTTATTCGGGCAAAAGCTTGCAGAAACATTAGTTGATCCTGAAACAGGGGAAATCATCGCAGAAAAAGGCGTCACACTTGACCGCCGTACTCTGGATAAGATCATCCCTGCTTTGGAGAACAATGTTGGCTTCAAGACAATCAGCCCTTATGGCGGCGTGGTTGAAGAGGATGTAACGTTACAAAGCATTAAGATCTATGCTCCGAACGATGAGGGAGAGAAGGAAATTAATGTTCTTGGCAACGCCTATGTCCCTGAGCCAATCAAAAACATCACGCCTGCTGATATCATTGCATCCATCAGCTATTTCTTTAACTTGCTGCATGGTGTTGGCGACACAGATGACATCGACCATTTAGGAAACAGACGCCTTCGTTCTGTTGGTGAGCTGCTTCAGAACCAATTCCGTATTGGTTTATCCAGAATGGAACGTGTAGTCCGTGAAAGAATGTCCATCCAGGACACAAATACGATTACACCACAGCAATTAATCAATATCCGCCCGGTTATTGCGTCCATTAAAGAGTTCTTTGGAAGCTCTCAGCTTTCACAGTTCATGGACCAGACAAATCCGCTGGCTGAATTGACACATAAAAGGCGTCTTTCTGCATTGGGACCTGGTGGTCTTACACGTGAACGCGCTGGATTCGAAGTGCGTGACGTTCACTACTCCCACTACGGACGTATGTGCCCGATCGAAACGCCGGAAGGTCCAAACATCGGTTTGATCAACTCATTGTCAAGTTTCGCAAAGGTTAACCGTTTCGGATTCATTGAGACTCCGTACCGCCGAGTTGACCCTGAAACTGGCAAAGTGACAAGCCAATTCGATTACTTAACAGCTGATGAAGAAGATAACTATGTAGTGGCACAGGCGAACGCTCGCCTTGCAGAAGATGGTTCCTTCGTTGATGATGAAGTAATTGCCCGTTTCCGCGGTGAAAACACAGTGGTTAAGCGTGATCGCGTCGATTATATGGACGTATCACCTAAGCAGGTTGTATCAGCAGCGACTGCGTGTATCCCGTTCCTTGAAAACGATGACTCCAACCGTGCCTTGATGGGTGCGAACATGCAGCGTCAGGCTGTCCCATTGATGCAGCCTGAAGCACCAAGAGTCGGAACTGGAATGGAACACGTTTCTGCGAAGGATTCAGGTGCAGCAGTCATCTGTAAGCATGAAGGGATCGTAGAACATGTCGAAGCCCGTGAAGTGTGGGTACGCCGTGTCAAAGAAGTAGACGGACAGGAAGTCAAGGGTGACCTTGATAAGTACCGTATGCTGAAGTTCATCCGTTCCAACCAGGGTACATGCTACAACCAGCGCCCAATCGTGAGCGTTGGCGACCGTGTAACCAAGGGGGAAATCCTTGCTGATGGCCCTTCTATGGAAGCAGGAGAACTTGCACTTGGCCGTAACGTCCTTGTTGGCTTCATGACATGGAACGGTTATAACTACGAGGATGCGATCATCATGAGTGAGCGCCTCGTTAAGGATGATGTTTATACATCGATCCATATAGAAGAATATGAATCAGAGTCCCGCGATACAAAGCTTGGACCTGAAGAAATCACACGCGATATTCCTAACGTCGGGGAAGATGCACTGAGAAACCTTGACGAGCGTGGAATCATCCGTGTCGGTGCCGAAGTGAAAGATGGAGATCTTCTCGTAGGTAAGGTAACGCCTAAAGGGGTTACTGAATTGACTGCGGAAGAACGTCTCCTTCATGCAATCTTCGGTGAAAAAGCTAGGGAAGTCCGCGATACTTCATTGCGCGTACCACACGGCGGCGGCGGAATTGTCCTTGACGTCAAAGTGTTCAACCGTGAAGATGGCGACGAGCTTCCTCCAGGCGTGAACCAGCTTGTCCGTGCTTACATCGTTCAGAAGCGTAAGATTTCTGAAGGTGACAAAATGGCAGGACGCCACGGTAACAAAGGGGTTATTTCCAAAATCCTTCCGGAAGAGGATATGCCTTTCTTGCCGGACGGAACACCAGTCGATATCATGCTTAACCCACTAGGGGTACCATCACGTATGAATATCGGTCAGGTGCTTGAGCTTCACCTTGGTATGGCAGCGCGTTACCTTGGAATCCATGTTGCTTCCCCTGTATTCGACGGTGCTACCGAAGAAGATGTATGGTCAACAATCCAGGAAGCTGGTATGGCCAGAGATGCGAAAACTGTCCTCTATGATGGCCGCACAGGTGAGCCATTCGACAACCGTGTATCTGTCGGTGTCATGTATATGATCAAGCTTGCTCACATGGTAGACGATAAGCTTCACGCTCGTTCTACTGGACCATACTCACTTGTTACGCAGCAGCCACTTGGCGGTAAAGCCCAGTTCGGCGGACAGCGTTTCGGGGAGATGGAGGTTTGGGCGCTTGAAGCATACGGCGCTGCTTACACATTGCAGGAAATCTTAACTGTCAAGTCCGATGATGTTGTCGGACGTGTTAAAACATATGAAGCGATTGTAAAAGGAGAAAACGTTCCAGAGCCAGGCGTTCCTGAATCATTCAAAGTATTGATGAAGGAGCTTCAAAGTTTGGGTATGGACGTTAAGATCCTGTCAGGCGATGAAAAAGAAATCGAAATGCGCGATTTTGACGATGATGAAGAATTGCAGCATGCAGAAACATTGACGATTGCTCCTGAAGCAGAAGAAATGGATTCTGAAAAAGTAGGAATGAAAGAATAG
- the rpoC gene encoding DNA-directed RNA polymerase subunit beta', whose product MLDVNNFEYMKIGLASPDKIRSWSFGEVKKPETINYRTLKPEKDGLFCERIFGPTKDWECHCGKYKRVRYKGVVCDRCGVEVTRAKVRRERMGHIELAAPVSHIWYFKGIPSRMGLVLDMSPRALEEVIYFASYVVTETGDTALEKKQLLSEKEYRAYREKYGNKFQAAMGAEAIKKLLSDIDLDKEADMLKEELRTAQGQRRTRAIKRLEVVEAFRGSGNEPSWMILDVLPVIPPELRPMVQLDGGRFATSDLNDLYRRVINRNNRLKRLLDLGAPSIIVQNEKRMLQEAVDALIDNGRRGRPVTGPGNRPLKSLSHMLKGKQGRFRQNLLGKRVDYSGRSVIVVGPNLHMYQCGLPKEMALELFKPFVMKELVQKGLAHNIKSAKRKIERVQPEVWDVLEDVIKEHPVLLNRAPTLHRLGIQAFEPTLVEGRAIRLHPLVCTAYNADFDGDQMAVHVPLSAEAQAEARLLMLAAQNILNPKDGKPVVTPSQDMVLGNYYLTLEREGAVGEGMVFKDTNEALIAYQNGYVHLHTRIAVAASSLGNQTFTEEQNGQLLITTVGKLIFNEILPASFPYINEPSKQNLEEKTPEKYFVEKGADVKEVIKSMPLVDPFKKKILGNIIAEVFKKFKITETSKMLDRMKGLGFTYSTKAGITVGVADIVVLKEKQEIISEAQTKVDNVLKQFRRGLITEDERYDRVISIWSQAKDNIQAKLMKSLDNSNPIFMMSDSGARGNASNFTQLAGMRGLMANPAGRIIELPIKSSFREGLTVLEYFISTHGARKGLADTALKTADSGYLTRRLVDVAQDVIVREDDCGTDRGLFIKSLKDGTEVIEPLEERLIGRYARKAIKHPETKAVIVPENGLITEDLAVEVTEAGIEEVWIRSAFTCNTRHGVCKKCYGRNLATGQEVEVGEAVGIIAAQSIGEPGTQLTMRTFHTGGVAGDDITQGLPRIQELFEARNPKGQAVITELEGVVVGINEGKDRQQEIVIQGEIESRTYNAPYTARLKVAVNDHVERGQELTEGSIDPKELLRVKDVQSVQEYLLKEVQKVYRMQGVEIGDKHVEVMVRQMMRKIRVIDAGETDVLPGTLLEIHQFTDANRKALLEGKMPATGRPVLLGITKASLETDSFLSAASFQETTRVLTDAAIKGKRDELLGLKENVIIGKLVPAGTGMQRYRRAEPISKEEENAEDAITVE is encoded by the coding sequence TTGCTAGATGTTAATAATTTTGAGTACATGAAAATTGGCCTCGCTTCACCAGACAAGATCCGTTCATGGTCTTTCGGTGAAGTTAAAAAGCCGGAAACAATCAACTATCGTACTTTAAAACCAGAAAAAGACGGCTTATTCTGTGAGCGAATCTTCGGACCGACGAAGGACTGGGAATGTCATTGCGGAAAGTATAAAAGAGTCCGCTACAAAGGCGTAGTCTGTGACCGATGCGGTGTTGAAGTAACACGCGCAAAAGTCCGTCGTGAAAGAATGGGACACATTGAGCTTGCAGCTCCTGTATCTCACATTTGGTATTTCAAAGGTATTCCTAGCCGCATGGGACTAGTCCTTGACATGTCTCCACGTGCGCTTGAAGAAGTTATTTACTTTGCTTCATATGTGGTAACGGAAACTGGTGACACTGCTCTTGAAAAGAAGCAACTGTTGTCAGAGAAAGAATACCGTGCTTACCGCGAAAAATACGGAAACAAATTCCAGGCTGCCATGGGAGCCGAAGCAATCAAAAAGCTGCTTTCTGACATCGACCTAGATAAAGAAGCAGACATGCTGAAAGAAGAATTAAGAACTGCGCAGGGCCAGCGTCGTACTCGTGCGATCAAACGTCTTGAGGTGGTTGAAGCGTTCCGTGGGTCAGGCAATGAGCCATCATGGATGATCCTTGATGTCCTTCCTGTCATCCCGCCAGAACTTCGCCCAATGGTACAGCTTGATGGAGGACGTTTCGCGACATCCGACCTCAACGATTTGTACCGTCGTGTTATCAATCGTAACAACCGTCTGAAGCGTCTTCTTGACCTTGGTGCTCCTAGCATCATCGTCCAGAACGAAAAGCGTATGCTTCAGGAAGCTGTTGATGCGTTGATCGATAACGGCCGCCGCGGCCGTCCGGTAACAGGACCTGGTAACCGTCCATTGAAGTCCCTTTCCCATATGCTTAAGGGTAAGCAAGGTCGTTTCCGTCAAAACCTTCTTGGTAAGCGTGTTGACTACTCCGGCCGTTCGGTTATCGTCGTAGGTCCAAACCTGCATATGTACCAGTGCGGACTGCCTAAAGAAATGGCTCTTGAGCTATTCAAGCCGTTCGTCATGAAAGAACTAGTACAAAAGGGCTTAGCCCATAACATAAAGTCTGCCAAACGAAAGATCGAGCGCGTACAGCCGGAAGTCTGGGATGTGCTTGAAGATGTCATCAAGGAGCATCCGGTATTGCTTAACCGTGCACCGACTCTTCACAGACTTGGAATCCAGGCATTCGAACCGACATTGGTAGAAGGACGCGCAATCCGTCTTCACCCGCTAGTATGTACAGCTTATAACGCTGACTTCGATGGTGACCAGATGGCCGTCCACGTACCGCTTTCTGCTGAAGCGCAGGCAGAAGCACGTCTATTGATGCTTGCTGCCCAGAACATCCTGAACCCTAAGGATGGAAAGCCAGTTGTTACTCCTTCCCAGGATATGGTTTTAGGTAACTACTACCTGACTCTGGAAAGAGAAGGTGCTGTTGGTGAAGGTATGGTGTTCAAGGATACGAACGAAGCGTTGATTGCATACCAGAATGGCTATGTACACCTTCACACTCGTATCGCTGTTGCGGCATCATCACTTGGCAACCAGACTTTCACTGAAGAGCAAAATGGCCAGCTCTTGATCACGACAGTTGGTAAGCTGATTTTCAACGAAATCCTTCCAGCGTCATTCCCTTATATCAATGAGCCTTCCAAGCAAAACCTTGAGGAGAAAACTCCTGAGAAGTATTTTGTGGAAAAAGGTGCAGATGTCAAGGAAGTTATCAAGTCAATGCCATTGGTGGATCCATTCAAGAAGAAAATTCTTGGAAACATCATTGCTGAAGTATTCAAGAAGTTCAAAATCACTGAAACATCTAAAATGCTTGACCGTATGAAGGGACTTGGTTTCACATACTCGACTAAAGCGGGTATTACGGTTGGTGTGGCAGATATCGTGGTTCTTAAAGAGAAGCAGGAAATCATTTCAGAAGCACAGACTAAGGTAGATAATGTTCTTAAGCAGTTCAGACGCGGTTTGATTACCGAGGATGAGCGTTATGACCGCGTTATTTCCATCTGGAGCCAGGCAAAGGATAATATCCAGGCTAAGCTGATGAAATCACTTGATAACTCTAACCCAATCTTCATGATGAGTGACTCCGGTGCCCGTGGTAACGCATCTAACTTCACGCAGCTTGCTGGTATGCGTGGTCTGATGGCCAACCCGGCTGGACGTATCATTGAGTTGCCGATCAAGTCAAGTTTCCGTGAAGGTCTGACAGTATTGGAGTACTTCATCTCCACTCACGGTGCTCGTAAAGGTCTTGCCGATACAGCACTTAAGACTGCTGACTCAGGTTACCTGACTCGTCGTCTTGTAGACGTAGCGCAGGATGTCATCGTTCGCGAAGACGATTGTGGTACAGACAGAGGCTTGTTTATCAAATCGCTTAAAGATGGTACCGAAGTAATCGAACCTCTAGAAGAGCGTCTGATCGGCCGCTATGCAAGAAAGGCTATCAAGCATCCTGAAACTAAGGCTGTGATTGTACCTGAAAACGGATTGATCACAGAAGACTTGGCAGTTGAAGTAACTGAAGCTGGAATCGAGGAAGTGTGGATCCGTTCTGCATTTACATGTAATACACGCCACGGTGTATGTAAGAAGTGCTACGGTCGTAACCTTGCGACTGGCCAGGAAGTCGAGGTTGGCGAAGCAGTCGGTATCATTGCTGCCCAGTCAATCGGTGAGCCAGGCACACAGCTTACAATGCGTACATTCCATACGGGTGGTGTTGCAGGAGACGATATCACACAAGGTCTTCCGCGTATCCAGGAATTGTTCGAAGCACGTAATCCTAAAGGGCAGGCTGTCATCACTGAATTGGAAGGTGTCGTAGTTGGCATCAACGAAGGAAAAGACCGTCAGCAGGAAATTGTGATCCAGGGTGAAATCGAAAGCCGTACTTACAATGCACCATACACAGCACGCTTGAAAGTGGCTGTGAATGACCATGTAGAACGCGGTCAGGAACTCACTGAAGGTTCAATCGACCCTAAGGAACTGTTAAGAGTCAAAGATGTTCAATCCGTGCAGGAATACTTATTGAAAGAAGTTCAAAAAGTATACCGTATGCAGGGTGTTGAAATCGGCGACAAGCACGTTGAAGTAATGGTGCGCCAAATGATGCGCAAAATCAGGGTGATCGACGCTGGTGAAACAGATGTACTTCCAGGCACATTGCTTGAGATCCATCAGTTCACTGACGCTAACCGCAAAGCACTTCTAGAAGGCAAAATGCCGGCAACAGGACGTCCAGTATTGCTTGGTATCACAAAAGCATCACTTGAGACGGATTCATTCCTGTCTGCAGCATCCTTCCAGGAAACAACAAGAGTGCTTACAGATGCAGCAATCAAAGGCAAGCGCGATGAGCTTCTCGGCCTTAAAGAAAATGTTATCATCGGTAAACTTGTTCCAGCTGGAACTGGTATGCAGCGCTACAGAAGAGCTGAACCAATCTCAAAGGAAGAAGAAAATGCCGAAGATGCAATCACTGTAGAATAA
- a CDS encoding 50S ribosomal protein L7ae-like protein, which produces MSYEKVAQAKKIIVGSKQTVKALKAGEVIELVIAKDADMKVTANLLQTAREMNTAITYVDSMKKLGKACGIAVGASAVAITK; this is translated from the coding sequence ATGTCTTATGAAAAAGTAGCTCAAGCTAAAAAGATAATAGTAGGATCAAAGCAAACAGTGAAAGCACTGAAGGCTGGCGAAGTAATCGAACTGGTCATTGCGAAGGATGCTGACATGAAAGTGACAGCGAATCTCTTGCAGACAGCCAGGGAAATGAACACCGCCATCACCTATGTCGACTCTATGAAAAAACTAGGGAAGGCATGCGGGATTGCCGTCGGAGCCTCAGCTGTAGCGATAACCAAGTAA
- the rpsL gene encoding 30S ribosomal protein S12, translating into MPTINQLVRKPRSSKEEKSKSPALNKGYNSFKKAQTNVSSPQKRGVCTRVGTMTPKKPNSALRKYARVRLTNGIEVTAYIPGIGHNLQEHSVVLIRGGRVKDLPGVRYHIVRGALDTAGVNNRMQGRSKYGTKRPKAAKK; encoded by the coding sequence ATGCCTACAATTAACCAATTAGTGCGCAAGCCACGTAGCTCAAAAGAGGAGAAGTCAAAATCTCCGGCGCTAAATAAAGGTTACAACAGCTTCAAAAAAGCACAAACTAACGTTTCATCTCCACAAAAGCGTGGTGTATGTACTCGTGTTGGTACTATGACTCCAAAGAAGCCGAACTCAGCGTTGCGTAAATACGCTCGTGTACGTTTGACTAACGGAATCGAGGTAACAGCTTATATACCTGGTATCGGGCACAACCTTCAAGAACACAGCGTTGTTCTTATCCGTGGAGGACGTGTAAAAGACTTACCGGGTGTGCGTTATCACATCGTTCGTGGTGCTCTTGATACTGCTGGTGTTAACAACCGTATGCAGGGCCGTTCTAAGTACGGTACTAAGAGACCAAAAGCAGCTAAGAAATAA
- the rpsG gene encoding 30S ribosomal protein S7, whose product MPRKGPVAKRDVLPDPIYNSKLITRLINKMMIDGKRGKSQKILYSAFDIIRERSGKEPIEVFDAALKNIMPVLEVKARRVGGANYQVPVEVRADRRTTLGLRWLVNYSRLRGEKTMEERLANEILDAANNTGASVKKREDTHKMAEANKAFAHYRW is encoded by the coding sequence ATGCCACGTAAAGGTCCAGTTGCAAAGAGAGACGTATTGCCGGATCCGATTTATAACTCAAAGCTTATCACTCGCTTGATCAACAAAATGATGATCGATGGTAAGAGAGGTAAATCACAAAAGATCCTTTATTCAGCTTTTGATATCATTCGTGAGCGTTCAGGCAAAGAGCCAATCGAAGTATTCGACGCAGCTCTTAAGAACATCATGCCTGTTCTAGAAGTAAAAGCACGCCGTGTAGGTGGAGCAAACTACCAAGTACCAGTTGAGGTGCGCGCAGACCGCCGTACTACACTTGGTCTTCGTTGGTTGGTGAACTACTCACGTCTTCGTGGGGAAAAGACAATGGAAGAGCGTCTTGCTAACGAAATTCTTGATGCTGCTAACAACACTGGTGCTTCTGTTAAGAAGCGCGAAGATACACACAAAATGGCGGAAGCAAACAAAGCATTCGCTCACTATCGTTGGTAG
- the fusA gene encoding elongation factor G, with translation MAREFSLEKTRNIGIMAHIDAGKTTTTERVLYYTGRIHKIGETHEGASQMDWMEQEQERGITITSAATTASWKEHRVNIIDTPGHVDFTVEVERSLRVLDGAVAVLDAQSGVEPQTETVWRQATTYGVPRVVFVNKMDKLGADFLYSVSTIHDRLQANAHPIQLPIGAEDEFEAIIDLVEMKAIFYGNDLGTEITVGEIPEEYMAKAEEYREKLVEAVAELDEELMEKYLGGEELTVEEIKAAIRKGTTNVEFYPVICGSAFKNKGVQLMLDAVIDYLPSPLDVPAIKGTLPDSDEEVERHSDDNEPFSALAFKVMTDPYVGKLTFFRVYSGTLESGSYVQNSTKGKRERIGRILQMHANSRQEISKVYAGDIAAAVGLKDTTTGDTLCDEKNLVILESMQFPEPVIQLSVEPKSKADQDKMTTALQKLQEEDPTFRAHTDQETGQVIIAGMGELHLDIIVDRMRREFKVEANVGAPQVAYRETFRESASVEGKFARQSGGRGQFGHVWIEFSPNEEGKGFEFENGIVGGVVPREYIPAVQAGLEDALDRGVLAGYPLVDIKARLFDGSYHDVDSSEMAFKIAASMALKNAASKCKPVILEPVMRVEVVIPEEYLGDIMGMITARRGRVEGMDARGNAQVVRAMVPLSEMFGYATALRSSTQGRGVFSMHFDHYEEVPKSVSEEIIKKNKGE, from the coding sequence ATGGCAAGAGAGTTCTCCTTAGAAAAAACTCGTAATATTGGAATCATGGCTCACATTGATGCTGGTAAAACAACAACAACTGAGCGTGTTCTTTATTATACTGGCCGTATTCACAAAATCGGCGAAACACATGAAGGTGCTTCTCAAATGGACTGGATGGAGCAGGAACAAGAGCGTGGAATCACGATCACTTCTGCTGCAACAACAGCTTCTTGGAAAGAACACCGTGTAAACATCATCGATACACCAGGACACGTAGACTTCACTGTTGAAGTAGAACGTTCACTTCGTGTACTTGATGGGGCAGTAGCAGTACTTGACGCACAGTCAGGTGTTGAGCCTCAAACTGAAACAGTTTGGCGCCAGGCTACTACTTACGGAGTTCCACGTGTAGTATTCGTTAACAAAATGGATAAGCTAGGCGCGGACTTCCTTTACTCAGTATCAACTATTCATGATCGTCTTCAAGCGAACGCTCACCCGATCCAACTTCCGATCGGTGCTGAGGATGAGTTCGAAGCAATCATCGACTTAGTTGAAATGAAAGCTATCTTCTACGGTAATGACCTTGGAACAGAAATCACTGTTGGGGAAATTCCTGAAGAATATATGGCTAAAGCTGAAGAATACCGTGAAAAGCTAGTTGAAGCGGTAGCTGAGCTTGACGAAGAATTAATGGAAAAATACCTTGGCGGAGAAGAGCTGACAGTCGAAGAGATCAAAGCTGCAATCCGTAAAGGTACTACAAATGTTGAATTCTACCCGGTTATCTGTGGTTCAGCATTCAAAAACAAAGGTGTTCAGCTAATGCTTGACGCTGTTATCGACTACCTTCCATCTCCACTGGATGTACCTGCGATTAAAGGTACTCTTCCAGATTCAGATGAAGAAGTTGAGCGTCACTCTGACGACAACGAGCCATTCTCTGCTCTTGCTTTCAAAGTAATGACTGACCCTTATGTTGGTAAATTAACATTCTTCCGCGTTTACTCTGGTACTCTTGAGTCTGGTTCATATGTCCAGAACTCAACTAAAGGAAAGCGTGAGCGTATCGGACGTATCCTTCAGATGCACGCTAACAGCCGTCAGGAAATCTCTAAGGTTTACGCGGGTGATATCGCTGCAGCTGTAGGTTTGAAAGATACTACTACAGGTGACACTCTATGTGACGAAAAGAATCTTGTTATTCTTGAATCCATGCAGTTCCCTGAACCAGTAATCCAGTTGTCAGTTGAACCTAAGTCAAAAGCTGACCAGGACAAGATGACTACTGCATTGCAAAAACTTCAAGAAGAAGATCCAACTTTCCGTGCGCATACTGACCAGGAAACTGGACAGGTTATCATCGCAGGAATGGGTGAGCTTCACCTTGATATCATCGTTGACCGTATGCGTCGTGAATTTAAAGTGGAAGCAAACGTTGGTGCACCTCAGGTTGCATACCGTGAAACTTTCCGTGAATCAGCTTCTGTTGAAGGTAAATTCGCACGTCAGTCCGGTGGACGTGGTCAATTCGGACACGTTTGGATCGAGTTCTCTCCAAACGAAGAAGGAAAAGGTTTCGAGTTCGAGAATGGCATCGTCGGTGGTGTAGTTCCACGTGAATACATCCCAGCGGTACAAGCTGGTCTTGAAGACGCTCTTGACCGTGGTGTTCTTGCAGGATATCCACTAGTTGACATCAAAGCAAGACTATTCGATGGTTCTTACCACGATGTTGACTCCTCTGAAATGGCGTTTAAAATCGCTGCTTCAATGGCACTTAAGAATGCTGCTTCCAAGTGTAAGCCAGTCATCCTTGAGCCAGTCATGAGGGTTGAGGTTGTTATCCCTGAAGAATATCTTGGAGACATCATGGGTATGATCACTGCTCGTCGCGGACGCGTCGAAGGTATGGATGCTCGTGGTAACGCACAAGTAGTTCGTGCGATGGTTCCACTTTCAGAAATGTTCGGTTATGCAACTGCTCTTCGTTCAAGCACACAAGGACGCGGTGTATTCTCAATGCACTTCGACCATTACGAAGAAGTTCCTAAATCTGTTTCTGAAGAAATCATCAAAAAAAATAAAGGTGAATAA